Proteins from one Deinococcus sp. AB2017081 genomic window:
- a CDS encoding PilW family protein codes for MSRAAGRRHAGAGFTLIELLVALALGVVILAVVSDLLISSSRSASDLQGRNELLEESQIAQNYVVGQLREAVYVFAPGTALNLGTDATTRRPGGSAWQVGSAEWPVVSVVRPPQRVDRPCATPSGPDPEACYQFLAYYPLPRDSWVDGTSGADDPGPDAVNGNRWVLVEYRAIYAAAPPLATLGGATYAPPAGGAARLLLDYVQPPALALPDTPPLFTLDNLRTTGTWTQAPGDIGVTVNLAASRRIAGRDVTVPNRGTEAAASVTTVVAVPRNLGKLP; via the coding sequence ATGAGCCGCGCTGCTGGTCGCCGGCACGCCGGAGCCGGGTTCACCCTGATCGAGCTGCTGGTCGCGCTGGCCCTGGGCGTGGTCATCCTGGCCGTGGTGAGCGACCTGCTGATCTCGTCGTCGCGCAGCGCGTCGGATCTCCAGGGCCGCAACGAGCTGCTGGAGGAGAGTCAGATCGCCCAGAACTACGTGGTGGGCCAATTGCGCGAGGCCGTCTACGTCTTTGCGCCGGGCACGGCCCTGAACCTGGGCACCGACGCCACCACCCGGCGGCCCGGCGGCAGCGCGTGGCAGGTGGGCAGCGCCGAGTGGCCGGTCGTGTCCGTGGTGCGCCCCCCGCAGCGCGTCGACCGTCCCTGCGCCACGCCGTCCGGGCCCGACCCGGAGGCGTGCTATCAGTTTCTGGCGTACTACCCCCTGCCGCGCGACAGCTGGGTGGACGGCACCAGCGGCGCGGACGACCCCGGCCCGGACGCGGTGAACGGGAACCGCTGGGTGCTGGTCGAATACCGCGCCATCTACGCGGCGGCCCCACCACTCGCCACGCTGGGCGGGGCGACCTACGCCCCCCCGGCCGGCGGCGCGGCGCGGCTGCTGCTGGACTATGTGCAGCCGCCGGCGCTGGCGCTGCCGGACACCCCGCCCCTGTTCACCCTGGACAACCTCCGCACGACCGGCACGTGGACGCAGGCTCCGGGCGATATCGGCGTGACCGTGAACCTCGCCGCGTCGCGCCGGATCGCGGGGCGGGACGTGACCGTGCCGAACCGGGGGACGGAGGCCGCCGCGTCGGTCACGACGGTGGTGGCGGTGCCGCGCAACCTGGGCAAGCTGCCGTAG
- a CDS encoding AAA family ATPase, with product MELETAVWMRVVSLGTPVILDSGFWTRRRRDTLRAQAAALGVPLTLYALDVPHAQGRARVARRHALPGALPLVGNAVDVLWTRFEPLEPDEEAVRVPGAPAHDL from the coding sequence TTGGAACTGGAAACCGCTGTGTGGATGCGGGTGGTCAGCCTGGGCACGCCGGTGATCCTGGACTCGGGCTTCTGGACGCGCCGCCGCCGGGATACGCTGCGCGCCCAGGCGGCGGCGCTGGGCGTGCCCCTGACCCTGTACGCGCTGGACGTCCCGCATGCCCAGGGGCGGGCACGCGTCGCGCGTCGCCACGCCCTGCCCGGCGCGCTGCCCCTCGTCGGGAACGCCGTTGATGTCCTGTGGACGCGGTTCGAGCCGCTGGAGCCGGACGAGGAGGCCGTCCGGGTGCCGGGCGCACCAGCACATGACCTCTGA
- a CDS encoding ATP-dependent RecD-like DNA helicase yields the protein MPAAAPPTEPLRVSGGVNRVRFRSDTGFTVMTAKIRNADGEDPDATVIGVMPPLEAGDSFSADVVMEEHREYGYQYRVLNMVLEAQPVDLTEAGIAAYLEARVGGVGKVLAGRIARTFGPGTFDILEQEPDRLLQVPGVTASTLHKMTSSWSQQGLERRLLAGLQGLGLSISQAQRAVKHFGEAALERLQADLFALTEVEGIGFLTADKLWQSQGGAMDDPRRLTAAAVYALQQAGQQGGHSFLPRDRAERGVLHYTRVSLPQARLAVDTAVELGRLSADELPLFDGEGGAEGRIYLPHVLRAEKKLAGLIRTLIATPPAGDEWTVPAGAAAGLSAEQAGVLGLLGDHRLVVLTGGPGTGKSTTTRAVADLATRLGLEVALCAPTGKAARRLGEVTGRSASTVHRLLGYGPAGFRHNHLEPAPYDLFIVDEVSMMGDGLMLSLLAAVPPGARVLLVGDTDQLPPVDAGLPLLAIAQAAPTVRLTQVYRQAAENPIIRAAHGLLHGRAPEWGDPRLNLTETDPDGGARRVALMVRELGGPAQVQVLTPMRKGPLGMDHLNHHLQSLFNPGEGGVRIGEGEARPGDVVVQTKNDYTNEVFNGTLGTVLKVEGSRLTVDFDGNVVELAGAELFNLQLGYALTVHRAQGSEWGTVLGVLHEAHMPMLSRNLVYTALTRARERFYSAGSASAWQTAASRLREARNTALLERIRAR from the coding sequence ATGCCTGCCGCCGCGCCGCCCACCGAGCCCCTGCGCGTGTCGGGCGGCGTGAACCGCGTACGTTTCCGCTCGGACACGGGCTTCACGGTCATGACCGCGAAGATCCGCAACGCCGACGGTGAGGATCCGGACGCCACCGTGATCGGCGTGATGCCGCCGCTGGAGGCGGGCGACAGCTTCAGCGCCGACGTGGTCATGGAGGAGCACCGCGAGTACGGGTACCAGTACCGCGTCCTGAACATGGTGCTCGAGGCCCAGCCGGTCGACCTGACCGAGGCCGGGATCGCTGCCTACCTGGAAGCGCGCGTGGGCGGTGTGGGCAAGGTGCTCGCGGGACGGATCGCGCGCACCTTCGGCCCCGGCACCTTCGACATCCTGGAACAGGAGCCGGATCGGCTGCTGCAGGTGCCGGGTGTCACGGCCTCCACGCTGCACAAGATGACCTCCAGCTGGTCGCAGCAGGGTCTGGAACGCCGGTTGCTGGCCGGCCTCCAGGGTCTGGGCCTGAGCATTTCCCAGGCCCAGCGGGCGGTCAAGCACTTCGGCGAGGCCGCGCTGGAGCGCCTGCAGGCTGACCTGTTCGCCCTGACCGAGGTCGAGGGCATCGGCTTCCTGACCGCCGACAAGCTGTGGCAGTCGCAGGGCGGGGCGATGGATGATCCCCGCCGTCTGACCGCCGCCGCCGTCTATGCGCTGCAGCAGGCCGGGCAGCAGGGTGGCCACTCCTTCCTCCCGCGTGACCGGGCCGAACGCGGCGTCCTGCACTACACCCGCGTGTCGCTCCCACAGGCACGGCTGGCCGTGGACACCGCCGTGGAACTCGGCCGCCTGAGCGCCGACGAGCTGCCCCTCTTCGACGGCGAGGGTGGTGCCGAGGGCCGCATCTATCTGCCGCACGTGCTGCGGGCCGAGAAGAAACTGGCCGGGCTGATCCGCACGCTGATTGCCACGCCCCCGGCGGGCGACGAGTGGACGGTGCCGGCGGGCGCGGCGGCGGGGCTGTCGGCGGAGCAGGCGGGGGTGCTGGGCCTGCTGGGTGACCACCGGCTGGTGGTGCTCACGGGTGGCCCCGGTACCGGCAAGAGCACGACCACGCGGGCCGTGGCCGACCTCGCCACGCGGCTGGGACTGGAGGTCGCGCTGTGTGCCCCCACCGGCAAGGCCGCGAGGCGCCTGGGCGAGGTCACGGGCCGCAGCGCCAGCACCGTGCACCGCCTGCTCGGGTACGGCCCGGCGGGGTTCCGGCACAACCACCTGGAGCCGGCTCCCTACGACCTGTTCATCGTGGACGAGGTCTCGATGATGGGCGACGGCCTGATGCTCTCGCTGCTCGCGGCGGTGCCACCGGGGGCCCGGGTGCTGCTGGTGGGCGACACCGACCAGCTGCCCCCGGTCGATGCGGGGCTGCCGCTCCTGGCCATCGCCCAGGCCGCCCCCACGGTGCGCCTGACCCAGGTGTACCGACAGGCGGCCGAGAATCCGATCATCCGCGCCGCGCACGGGCTGCTGCACGGCCGCGCCCCCGAGTGGGGCGACCCCCGGCTGAACCTCACCGAGACCGATCCGGACGGCGGCGCCCGGCGCGTGGCCCTGATGGTGCGTGAACTCGGCGGCCCCGCGCAGGTTCAGGTGCTCACGCCCATGCGCAAGGGGCCGCTGGGCATGGACCACCTGAACCACCACCTCCAGTCGCTGTTCAATCCCGGCGAGGGCGGCGTCCGCATCGGCGAGGGCGAGGCCCGGCCCGGTGACGTGGTCGTGCAGACGAAGAACGACTACACCAACGAGGTCTTCAACGGCACGCTGGGCACCGTGCTCAAGGTAGAGGGCAGCCGGCTGACCGTGGATTTCGACGGGAACGTCGTGGAACTCGCCGGCGCCGAGCTCTTCAACCTCCAGCTCGGCTACGCGCTGACGGTGCACCGGGCCCAGGGCAGTGAATGGGGCACGGTGCTGGGCGTGCTGCACGAGGCGCACATGCCCATGCTGTCACGCAACCTGGTGTACACGGCCCTGACCCGCGCCCGCGAGCGCTTCTACTCGGCCGGCTCGGCCAGCGCGTGGCAGACCGCCGCGAGCCGCCTGCGCGAGGCCCGCAACACGGCCCTGCTGGAACGCATCCGCGCCCGCTAG
- a CDS encoding DUF4900 domain-containing protein, whose translation MRFPHRTQGATLIVSVLFVMLILAVIMAVTAQVTLSTRRSSADQQRILAARYAAESGVAQVQSRLRAMKSLLDASSIAPTVGDPVVEARIRDLCGVSVLPAPTAAGAVVCTFPDTGLSGNAARVGIFDLAVSADDFADQGFRRTTATDRARFWMTMFSGQAATEYSGTGGDGSTYRVAYGLTPTELRRYAESEYRLYFTVPSVTAHGITPLATQRLQVRASGGSSVSTYLRIGRGSFARYALFTNHHFQSAGAEADGQRINFTGRTLFSGPVHTNQHFLFEGNPDPAGQPVFWGPVTSAGCPTGGIGPVTAPDGTVGEGCTVTAQAGAFFDSTAQTFVGQDAMTPSPDAPVSGDNAPQFNNTVTWNSDYEPLPTSNQYQNAAAIQGGLHLSGDVTELQLYRDIIAGQEVQRITYTQGGTTVNLSYGPGGALRRLDPSGTWVAALRGPDGSIGSTGTPATFNGVISVEGGRIQNLNGGPNAAQPLPAGASIASFAGVTVAASGDVDITSSLRYTEPPCSGENTGAAPAPCDNLAARNILGVYSSQGDVNLISPRSCPGGDGTCPSLGEDPEINAVLMASQGAVQVRGFDQGAPLGRVKLIGGVIENYYGAFGRFNDSGPTNGYGRNFIYDQRTADGFAPPFFAAQRDWQIELFTVAADGTSAKLDADDGRGIRLQGDAVAVGGDTP comes from the coding sequence ATGAGATTTCCCCACCGGACGCAGGGCGCGACGCTGATCGTGTCGGTGCTGTTCGTCATGTTGATCCTGGCTGTGATCATGGCGGTCACGGCCCAGGTGACCCTCTCGACCCGGCGTTCGAGCGCCGACCAGCAGCGCATCCTGGCGGCACGCTACGCCGCCGAATCCGGCGTGGCGCAGGTGCAGTCCCGGCTGCGGGCCATGAAGTCCCTGCTGGACGCCTCCAGCATTGCGCCCACCGTGGGGGATCCGGTGGTCGAGGCCCGTATCCGTGACCTGTGCGGTGTGAGCGTGCTGCCGGCCCCCACGGCTGCGGGCGCGGTGGTGTGCACCTTCCCGGACACCGGGCTGTCCGGGAACGCGGCGCGGGTCGGGATCTTCGATCTGGCGGTCAGCGCCGACGACTTTGCCGATCAGGGGTTCCGGCGAACGACCGCCACGGACCGCGCCCGGTTCTGGATGACCATGTTCTCCGGTCAGGCGGCGACCGAGTACAGCGGTACGGGCGGCGACGGCAGCACCTACCGCGTGGCCTACGGCCTGACGCCCACCGAACTGCGCCGGTACGCGGAGAGCGAGTACCGGCTGTACTTCACGGTGCCGTCCGTGACGGCGCACGGCATCACGCCGCTCGCCACGCAGCGGCTCCAGGTGCGGGCCTCCGGCGGCTCCAGCGTCTCGACGTATCTCCGGATCGGCCGGGGCTCCTTCGCCCGCTACGCGCTGTTCACCAACCACCACTTCCAGAGCGCCGGTGCCGAGGCTGACGGCCAGCGGATCAACTTCACTGGCCGCACGCTGTTCAGCGGCCCGGTGCACACCAACCAGCACTTCCTGTTCGAGGGCAACCCGGATCCGGCGGGACAGCCGGTCTTCTGGGGACCGGTCACCAGCGCCGGCTGTCCGACCGGCGGGATCGGGCCGGTCACCGCTCCGGACGGAACCGTCGGGGAGGGCTGCACCGTGACCGCGCAGGCCGGCGCGTTCTTCGATTCGACCGCACAGACCTTCGTCGGCCAGGATGCGATGACGCCCTCGCCGGACGCGCCCGTGTCCGGGGACAACGCGCCGCAGTTCAACAACACCGTGACGTGGAATTCGGACTATGAACCGTTGCCCACCAGCAACCAGTACCAGAACGCGGCGGCCATCCAGGGCGGCCTGCACCTGAGTGGGGATGTCACGGAACTGCAGCTGTACCGCGACATCATCGCGGGGCAGGAAGTCCAGCGCATCACGTACACCCAGGGCGGCACGACCGTGAACCTGTCGTATGGCCCTGGTGGTGCCCTGCGGCGGCTTGATCCGTCCGGGACGTGGGTGGCGGCCCTGCGGGGTCCGGACGGCTCGATCGGTTCCACCGGTACTCCCGCGACCTTCAACGGGGTCATCTCGGTCGAGGGCGGCCGCATCCAGAACCTGAACGGCGGCCCGAACGCGGCGCAGCCCCTGCCGGCGGGGGCGAGCATCGCCAGCTTCGCGGGCGTGACCGTCGCAGCCAGCGGTGACGTGGACATCACCAGTTCGCTGCGGTACACCGAACCGCCGTGCAGCGGGGAGAACACCGGGGCCGCTCCGGCGCCCTGCGACAACCTGGCCGCGCGGAACATCTTGGGCGTGTATTCCAGCCAGGGGGATGTGAATCTGATCAGCCCGCGCAGCTGCCCCGGTGGGGACGGCACATGCCCCAGCCTGGGTGAGGATCCCGAGATCAATGCCGTCCTGATGGCCAGCCAGGGGGCCGTCCAGGTGCGCGGCTTCGACCAGGGAGCGCCGCTGGGCCGCGTGAAACTGATCGGTGGCGTGATCGAGAACTACTACGGGGCCTTCGGGCGCTTCAACGACAGTGGCCCCACCAACGGCTACGGGCGGAACTTCATCTACGATCAGCGCACCGCCGACGGCTTCGCGCCCCCGTTCTTCGCCGCGCAGCGGGACTGGCAGATCGAGCTGTTCACCGTCGCTGCCGACGGAACATCGGCGAAACTCGATGCCGACGACGGCCGGGGGATCCGGCTGCAGGGCGACGCGGTCGCGGTCGGTGGAGACACGCCGTGA
- a CDS encoding pilus assembly FimT family protein codes for MTARFRRGGFTLIEVLLVMAILAVVMGVLGLLLVRSLRQTQLREAASQVAGDLRRVRADAQKTGQDSTLTLAAAGSRYTMQAGSTAARVVEVPNQVTVTPVSGEPRITYRPPFGTLGAEGAVWAVQSPAAADLRLYVKIVGITGKVMISGTAD; via the coding sequence GTGACGGCCCGGTTCCGGCGGGGGGGCTTCACCCTGATCGAGGTGCTGCTCGTCATGGCGATTCTTGCCGTCGTCATGGGCGTGCTTGGCCTGCTCCTGGTGCGCAGTCTGCGCCAGACCCAGCTGCGCGAGGCGGCGTCGCAGGTGGCCGGTGACCTGCGGCGGGTGCGGGCCGACGCCCAGAAGACCGGGCAGGACAGTACCCTGACCCTGGCGGCAGCGGGCAGCAGGTATACCATGCAGGCCGGCAGCACGGCGGCCCGCGTGGTCGAGGTGCCCAATCAGGTCACCGTGACCCCGGTGAGCGGTGAGCCTCGGATCACGTACCGCCCGCCCTTCGGCACCCTGGGCGCAGAGGGTGCGGTGTGGGCGGTGCAGAGCCCGGCGGCCGCCGATCTGCGGCTGTACGTGAAGATCGTGGGAATCACTGGGAAGGTGATGATCAGTGGGACGGCAGACTGA
- the coaE gene encoding dephospho-CoA kinase (Dephospho-CoA kinase (CoaE) performs the final step in coenzyme A biosynthesis.) translates to MSEVHQPGRLGLTGSIGAGKSSVAALLRARGLTVLDADEQARLVTQEPAVVAQIGARFPGTVVGGQLDRAALSGRVFGDPAALADLNAIVHPRVRARMAALEQEAARRGEPWIVQDVPLLFEGGLDAQMDAVLVVDAPLEQRVRRVMARSGLSREEVLARDARQTPADEKRRRADVVIDNAGPPEALGAQLDAALHTLGIQLRPTQG, encoded by the coding sequence ATGAGCGAAGTGCACCAACCCGGACGGCTGGGCCTGACTGGCAGCATCGGGGCCGGCAAGAGCAGCGTGGCGGCGCTGCTGCGGGCGCGGGGCCTGACCGTGCTGGACGCCGACGAGCAGGCGCGGCTGGTCACGCAGGAGCCGGCCGTGGTCGCGCAGATCGGGGCGCGGTTCCCGGGGACGGTCGTGGGGGGGCAGCTTGACCGCGCCGCGCTGTCGGGACGTGTCTTCGGCGATCCGGCCGCGCTGGCCGACCTGAACGCCATCGTGCATCCGCGCGTGCGGGCACGCATGGCCGCGCTGGAGCAGGAGGCCGCGCGGCGCGGCGAGCCGTGGATCGTGCAGGACGTTCCCCTGCTGTTCGAGGGTGGACTGGACGCCCAGATGGACGCCGTGCTGGTCGTGGACGCGCCACTGGAGCAGCGTGTCCGGCGCGTCATGGCCCGCAGCGGCCTGAGCCGCGAGGAGGTGCTGGCCCGCGACGCCCGGCAGACGCCCGCAGACGAGAAACGGCGGCGGGCCGACGTCGTCATCGACAACGCCGGCCCGCCGGAAGCGCTGGGGGCGCAGCTGGACGCCGCGCTGCACACGCTCGGCATCCAGCTGCGCCCCACTCAGGGCTGA
- a CDS encoding prepilin-type N-terminal cleavage/methylation domain-containing protein, with translation MERGGRLHGAHAGFTIIEILVTIALLSVIVLVVLTPLTGFFGLTRRSNDQVTATQITQRALETIRGEWLSVARYDQRCVKTPLPTTFPPLDIQITNLDPDGQSLGSVPWRGECDAVAPLSPPDRAPLRRVQVTRSDDTGRVLSQLTVLVDRP, from the coding sequence ATGGAACGGGGCGGGCGGCTGCACGGGGCCCACGCCGGCTTCACCATCATCGAGATCCTGGTGACCATCGCGCTGCTCAGCGTGATCGTGCTGGTCGTCCTGACGCCCCTGACCGGCTTCTTCGGCCTGACCCGGCGCAGCAACGACCAGGTGACAGCCACGCAGATCACGCAGCGGGCCCTGGAGACCATCCGGGGCGAGTGGCTCAGCGTGGCCCGCTACGATCAGCGGTGCGTGAAGACCCCCCTGCCGACGACCTTTCCCCCCCTGGACATCCAGATCACGAACCTCGACCCGGACGGCCAGAGCCTGGGAAGCGTGCCGTGGCGCGGCGAATGCGACGCGGTGGCTCCCCTCAGCCCCCCGGACCGCGCCCCGCTGCGCCGCGTGCAGGTCACCCGTTCGGACGATACGGGCCGGGTGCTGTCGCAGCTGACCGTGCTCGTCGACCGGCCATGA
- a CDS encoding CTP synthase, with the protein MKYIFVTGGVVSSLGKGVASASLGALLRARGYRVTAVKIDPYINIDAGTMRPYEHGEVFVTASGAETDLDIGNYERFLDLDIPPGSNITTGQVYQEVIRKERAGDYLSQTVQVIPHVTDEIKRRIRAAGESAGAEIVLIEVGGTVGDIESLPFLEAIRQFRFDEGDENVLFLHLTLVPYLGTSNEFKTKPTQHSVATLRSVGISPDIVMVRSKEKLPPEITRKIALFTSVRENRVFSSYDVSHVYEVPLALEEQGLGKAVEDLLGLERTMPNLGVWTNAVRTIKQPTREVTIAIAGKYTAMPDAYLSLMESLTHAGIANDARVNIRWVNAEELAEGGDLATQLGDADGILVPGGFGIRGIEGKIRAAEYARTHAVPYLGICLGMQIAVIEYARHVAGLTGANSSEFDEYAPHRVIDLMPEQLDVAGMGGTMRLGDWPMELAAGSTIAALYGVPQGGTVRERHRHRFEVNPAYTDQLGAAGLTISGVTPGMNGRGAGLVESIEIQGHPFFVALQAHPEFKSRPMRPSPPFAGFVAAALAQKAHASAQAVGATVQG; encoded by the coding sequence ATGAAGTACATTTTCGTCACCGGCGGTGTGGTCAGCAGTCTCGGCAAGGGGGTCGCCAGCGCCAGCCTGGGTGCCCTGCTGCGGGCCCGCGGCTACCGCGTCACGGCCGTGAAGATCGATCCGTACATCAACATCGATGCCGGCACCATGCGCCCCTACGAGCACGGCGAGGTCTTCGTGACCGCGTCCGGCGCCGAGACGGACCTGGACATCGGCAACTACGAGCGCTTCCTCGATCTGGACATCCCGCCGGGCAGCAACATCACGACCGGGCAGGTCTACCAGGAGGTCATCCGCAAGGAGCGGGCCGGGGACTACCTGTCGCAGACGGTGCAGGTCATCCCGCATGTCACCGACGAGATCAAGCGCCGCATCCGCGCGGCTGGCGAGTCGGCGGGTGCCGAGATCGTGCTGATCGAGGTCGGCGGCACGGTGGGCGACATCGAGTCGCTGCCGTTCCTGGAGGCCATCCGGCAGTTCCGCTTCGACGAGGGCGACGAGAACGTCCTGTTCCTGCACCTGACGCTGGTGCCGTACCTGGGCACCAGTAACGAGTTCAAGACCAAGCCGACCCAGCACAGTGTGGCGACCCTGCGCTCCGTGGGCATCAGCCCGGACATCGTCATGGTGCGCAGCAAGGAGAAACTCCCGCCGGAGATCACCCGCAAGATCGCGCTCTTCACCAGCGTGCGCGAGAACCGGGTGTTCTCCAGCTACGACGTCTCGCACGTGTACGAGGTGCCGCTGGCGCTGGAGGAGCAGGGCCTGGGCAAGGCCGTCGAGGACCTGCTGGGCCTGGAGCGCACCATGCCGAACCTGGGTGTGTGGACGAACGCCGTGCGCACCATCAAGCAGCCCACCCGGGAAGTGACCATCGCCATCGCCGGGAAGTACACGGCCATGCCCGACGCGTACCTGAGCCTGATGGAGTCGCTGACGCACGCCGGGATCGCCAACGACGCCCGCGTGAACATCCGGTGGGTGAACGCCGAGGAACTGGCCGAGGGCGGTGACCTGGCCACGCAGCTGGGCGACGCCGACGGCATCCTGGTGCCCGGCGGCTTCGGGATCCGCGGGATCGAGGGCAAGATCCGCGCGGCCGAATACGCCCGCACCCACGCGGTGCCGTATCTGGGCATCTGCCTGGGCATGCAGATCGCGGTGATCGAGTATGCCCGGCACGTGGCCGGTCTGACCGGGGCCAACAGCAGCGAATTCGACGAGTACGCGCCTCACCGTGTCATCGACCTGATGCCCGAGCAGCTGGACGTGGCCGGCATGGGCGGCACGATGCGCCTGGGCGACTGGCCCATGGAACTCGCGGCCGGGAGCACCATTGCCGCGCTGTACGGTGTTCCGCAGGGCGGCACGGTACGCGAACGCCACCGCCACCGCTTCGAGGTGAATCCGGCCTACACGGATCAGCTCGGGGCCGCCGGCCTGACCATCAGCGGCGTGACGCCGGGGATGAACGGGCGCGGCGCGGGGCTCGTCGAGAGCATCGAGATCCAGGGGCACCCGTTCTTCGTGGCGCTCCAGGCGCACCCGGAATTCAAGAGCCGTCCCATGCGGCCCAGTCCACCGTTTGCCGGCTTTGTCGCGGCGGCGCTGGCCCAGAAAGCCCACGCGTCCGCCCAGGCCGTGGGCGCCACCGTCCAGGGCTGA